tacaaaaatttgaaacccTTCTTTCTCGATCTATCTCCCAACgtattttttcttcacttcatCTCAATCATCAACTGCTTTTTTCAATCTTCACCACCTGCTTTCTTGCTTGCTTTTTagatcttctttttttttttttttctttttcttttgttatgaTTGAAGATTTCTGGCCTGTTTTGTGTTTGGGGTTTCAGATTTCACGTTTGTACTCGAGGACTTAATGGCTTCTAAACGTATTCTTAAAGAGCTCAAGGATTTACAGAAGGATCCTCCTACGTCTTGCAGTGCTGGTATGTATTATTTGCCCCCGCACCCCCCTTTTTCTTCCGTTTTATTCCTCAACTCCGCTCATTTGGCATCTTCTTGTTTTCGCTCTTAACATAGTGGAATTCCTgtaatgtttgttttgttgttaatGCGACAATGTATTTTTGGTTTCTTatctattttgaatttgtcaaatttattaattctttgtTTCTCCATCAagatcattaattttttaatggtcAGATTATAAGTTTCGGGTtccttgtttgtttttaagtatTCTTCAGTTTAATCTTGTGGACTACAAAAAGTACCTTGAAGTTCTTATGGGTTATTGTCTTCGTGCTGTTTTTTCTTAGGTCCTGTGGCTGAAGACATGTTTCATTGGCAAGCAACTATCATGGGACCTGCTGATTCTCCATATTCAGGAGGTGTTTTCTTAGTTTCTATTCATTTCCCTCCAGACTATCCTTTCAAGCCCCCAAAGGTGAAAATCCTTTCTAGTTTGAATGTTTGCgtttgtttttctgttatttctTATACCATTATGTTCTGATATGACCCTTGATTCTAATTCCAACTTACTCGAATTACTAAAGTATGTATGAATATAAGATTGTGATCTTCACAGTGGGATAGTCCAACTATTCAACATGTTGAGATTGTTTTGTTGAGTTTTCACTAAGCTCGCTCTTGATCTTGATAGTTGTAGAATGGTGTATAATTCCTCAAAACTTAACCTTTTAAACCTGGCAGGTTGCTTTTAGGACTAAGGTGTTCCACCCAAACATTAACAGCAACGGAAGCATATGTCTGGACATTCTTAAAGAACAGTGGAGCCCTGCGCTAACTATTTCTAAGgttaatttgaatttacaGTCTCACGAAACTAACCAATTAAACTAGTTTCTAACTTGGATAATTGTTGTTTGCACACGTTCTCTGTTTTTCTGTAAACCatctgtttcttctttttgctGCCACAATTTGGTATTTGTTCAAACGTAATTGTCGTATTTTCCAGAACTAATAAATTACTTGtatattttatcttcttgACACAGTGAAGTATGATTGAATGGCCTCGAAATTTGTATTTCGTGTGTTATTTTGCACTACGTAGAAATGGATGTTCTTGTTTCCGaatttatttcaatctttGTTTTTCCCAAGTACAGATTCTCTGTTCGATAAGTGTGTTTGTAAATCTTCCATAAGCAATGTGGGATCACTTAATGCTGGTAAAATATTGCACCTTTAAGAGGGTGTTTGAGACGTGGGGTGGGTTATTATAGTCTGTTTTGGGTGCAGATTATTATATAATCTGagttattttaatctatatttaGGGAAGTTAGGAATAGTGAAAGGAGGAGTGAGGAATAGTGATATAGGAGAGGTGTGGGGGAGTGAGGAATAGTGACAAATAAGGGAAAGGTAGAATAgtcctaatcctaatcctaggATTATGATAATCTCTAGGTTAACATAGAGTGGGCTAACTCCTTCATAGGCTGAGGGCCAAACAGCCTCTAAATTGTTGCATGACTTTTCCTATAAAAATTGTcacataatttcaaattttctttacttGATGCTTGATAGTGATAGTTATCCATCCCTGTTGTCAGAATGTCCCAACTCCTAGTGTTCGAATATTAAACAGCAACCTCTCCCCCTTCTCTTTTATTAAACAGCACCGACCATTGTGAAGCAGTGAAATGTCTtctctttgaattttgaattttgaatcacATGATCGAAAACCTAGGGAAGCAATCCTTGgatcctttttttatttaagcgGGATAATTATATGGATCttgctttgttttctattatACAATCACAGAAAATCAGGAATTTGGGTATATGGATCTTGCTTTGTTACATTTATGGTTGTCCAAATACATCTTTTCTACTTTGAGCCAGTGTTTCAGGCTGCTGTATGTTGACTTGAGCGTTTGCCATTACCCtctggattttttttttttttttgtttgtttttactttttactttctaaCTTTTGATAGTTGTAACTTTGTTAATCGTGCAAAAGGTCCCATCTCTTTAGTAGAGCTTTAACATGAACTTAATATATTTCAGGTGCTGTTGTCCATATGCTCTCTGTTAACTGATCCCAACCCTGACGATCCTCTTGTTCCCGAAATTGCTCACATGTACAAGACTGATAGAACCAAGTATGAAGCCACAGCACGTAGCTGGACTCAAAAGTATGCTATGGGATAGTGGACTACAGCCTCACCCAACTCAGCCTGCGAAGATAGGATTTCCCTTGAAAGTTGTTTTCCATGAAGTGAAAGAATTGAAGGCCTCTGTATTCGTAagacttaaatttttttgcaaGGAACCTGACTTTCATTGTGAATAttgatttgaagaaattatataATGGAAGATCTGTAACTTATATTACTCTTTATTGTGAAATGATTGTTTTCCATATTTGTTATGAGTTCAAAAAGCTGTTTGATTGTCCTACACTCCAAATGAGGACCGTTCTAATAACTTCCAGTCTCTAGGCATATTTTGGGTAACAATATGTATAGTTCTTTCCAACTTCTTGATCATCGGTTTAGGGTTGAGCTGTgatcattttgtatttttaaggGTTTAAGTTTGGTGGGGAAGCCTATTATTAGGAGATGGATTGCGAAATATCAACGTGTCCCTCTTATCTTTGatgaaaaatgtcaaatatcaAAGATGCGACAAAGAGCTTGTTTCGTCTCGGGTACTGATCAtcatttatcatttatcattCTTTCACCAAATCACCATTATTAACTTAAGattataaatatcattttcactGCAGAGAAGCATCTAGATTTATTTTGGAGCACATAAACTTTGACTTTTAGTAGTAGATAGAGATGCTAGTCAATAGGAGTCCACCTTCACATCCACACACCTGTGACACTTCAGATCCTAGTGGGTCATAGGGATGTATCAGAGAGACAAAATATCAAGCCTCGGTTCTCTTTGattgtatatttcttttaacttgTCTTGTGGGTCTATTAGAAGATTTCTTGGTATTGTATTATACTCGATACATTCTTTATAATTCCTAAATACTGTGATTCTATTTAGTGTTGGAGATAATAAATCTTCAGTATCTTTACAATAGTTTGATCATCGCATTTCACCAAGGCTGTATTGGATTATGATTGTCTCTAAGCCAAACTTGGGTTAGAAGCGATGCATGTGTTCTTCACACGATTACTGACCAACGATGGTAAGGGTCTTTCGTCTAGCATATATCATTGATTAACGTGATTTCCATTGAGTTGTACAAATGAGTTATATGCCGTcttgtataaatttatattgacGTCTTGTAATGTCAATCCTTTGAAGAtagttggtttttttttaactttcatcTTTCTTGAACTTTGATTACATTTCTAACAAACACACACTAAAATTGTAACAACGTGGCCAATTCCTATGGGAAGAAATCCCAccaaataacatatattaattaggACATTTTGTGATTTCTTACTCCGTATTCCTATATATCTGTCTTCAATCTTCCTACTCGAAGACTTGGGTTTTCCACTCCCAAGTCTTCCCTTCCCATTTTCTCTAGAAAGTCTTCCCTTTTccctccatcttcttcttcactctctTTTCTCAACTGAAAAGGGTCCTTAGCAGCAAATCCTTTCCtatgtttcttcttcaatttgttAGTGAAAAGCTatttttgatgatttttttgcGTTtgatccttcttcttcttcgttgTTTTGCTGATTTTACAGATTGATTAAGCTTCTTCCTTTGCAACTCTTTCTTTTCACAATCCCCAATTGTAGTTTATGATCTTAACCAAAAATCTTCCTCAAGCTTCTTATTATTCTTTCAGATCTAACATGTCTGTCGGAGACATGGCTTCTTTATCAGGGCATAAAACCAACTGCCGCCGGAAAGCTCTAACTTCCGGTGAATCTACAAAACCGAATCAAAGGCTTCTTAGGATTATCGTCACCGACGCCGACGCTACTGATTCCTCTAGTGAAGATGAACTGATTTTGGGATCAAGAACAGCCATTAGGCGACAAGTAAGAGAAATCACTATTAAACGTTACTCTGTTCCTGATAGTTCTTCACCAAAATCCCCCGTTTCAGAGATTTGCAAGAAGCGGAACCCCAGATCACGAAGGTCTAACAATTCTTGTCGCCGGAATAAGTTCAGAGGAGTCCGGCAGAGACCATGGGGCCGATGGGCAGCGGAAGTTCGAGATCCGATTCTCCGGAAACGGATTTGGCTCGGAACCTTCGATACGGCGGAAGAAGCAGCGGCGGTTTACGACCGAGCTGCTATAGAACTCCAGGGTCCAAACGCCGCAACGAACTTCTCCGGCGACGGAGCAGTTAAATCGGCGGTGGAGGGCAGTAgcaaggaggaggaggaggaggaggaggaggaggagggagGCGTAGAATCGCGGAAAACGACGGCGGCTTGGTCGCCGACTTCGGTGCTCCATTACGACAGCTTTTTGACTCCGATTGAGGAGATGGGGTATTGTGGAGAGGTGGATGAGTTGGGATTGGAGATTGGAGCTGCAAGTTTACCGACGGCGAGGAGGCAGTACGGCGGCGAAGAGGAATTGGGGGAGATTGAGTTGGACTTGGACTATTTCTTGGTTGACGTAATTTACTAACGACGTGGAGTCTCTATTAATATTCAACGACGTTACCAATTTAATAATAGcgattataattatatatgttatctaattaaatattagatGAATTTTGTGATGTGCCTAAATTTGTAAATCACAAAGTATCTGGGAGTGTAATTTTGtgcatttcttttctttttttggctTCAAATAAGTATGATGATATTTGGaattgaagttttaaattttaaaataggaaatagttacctttttctttttgtattaaaaatttaagaaaaatagggGGAAAGAGGTTTATGATGAACAGAATGTCAAAGTAGTAAGTTTCTATGTGTTTGCTTTGCTTTTTCTATAAATGTTATTCTTT
This DNA window, taken from Cucumis sativus cultivar 9930 chromosome 6, Cucumber_9930_V3, whole genome shotgun sequence, encodes the following:
- the LOC101205428 gene encoding ethylene-responsive transcription factor ERF069, with product MSVGDMASLSGHKTNCRRKALTSGESTKPNQRLLRIIVTDADATDSSSEDELILGSRTAIRRQVREITIKRYSVPDSSSPKSPVSEICKKRNPRSRRSNNSCRRNKFRGVRQRPWGRWAAEVRDPILRKRIWLGTFDTAEEAAAVYDRAAIELQGPNAATNFSGDGAVKSAVEGSSKEEEEEEEEEEGGVESRKTTAAWSPTSVLHYDSFLTPIEEMGYCGEVDELGLEIGAASLPTARRQYGGEEELGEIELDLDYFLVDVIY
- the LOC101220979 gene encoding ubiquitin-conjugating enzyme E2 28: MASKRILKELKDLQKDPPTSCSAGPVAEDMFHWQATIMGPADSPYSGGVFLVSIHFPPDYPFKPPKVAFRTKVFHPNINSNGSICLDILKEQWSPALTISKVLLSICSLLTDPNPDDPLVPEIAHMYKTDRTKYEATARSWTQKYAMG